The DNA region CCTTTGAAATCCCCGATGCGAAGTGCTGATATGACTACAGCCACATCATGAATTTCAATCAAACAGACAGGAATGAACAATGTAAACAAAACGAACAGATGCGAACAGAAAGTGATTGTGACTAGTGCTGCTACCGTGCTGTTGAAGCCCGAATTTGCGAGGTCGGAGAAAGACTGACTCGTTGAACTGCTAGGCGCCAATTGCGGCGCGGGCTTAGGCGATTCACACACATTTGCAACGCGAGATAGCCGACGTCGAACTTTGGTGGCGCAATAGCGCTCAACGGCACCGCGGCAAAGGAAGCCACCTAGTCGTCATAAGCCAAAAGCGCTAAGTCATCTGGAACTCGCAATCCTCGTGATTCACATAAATCAGCGAACATCAGTGCGTCCTCGTCATTGTGCACAATTGCAGCAGTGGCGCCGGCCCCAATAAACCCGTCGAGCGTTTCAGTCATCTGCCGCTGCTGTGCCTCCGGGTCAGTGACATCTTGGGTCATCGTGCTCAATTCAGCTTGCGGACGTAGGCTAACTTTCCTGAGAGCTCGGCGGTACCCTGCCGTGATGGCCGAGGCAGTTGGGCTACTTTCACGTAAACACAATGCGATCTTCGTGTGACCCAGGGAAAGCAGATGGGTTACCGCAATCTCAGCGCCCTGGCTATGGTCGCTCCGCACCGATTCAAGCTGTCCAGCATCCAAAACATCATCAATAGAGCGTTCGACGACAACAACTGGCACGTTAGCGGTGACCAACCGGGCCAAGGTTTCCGTGTCCGCCCAAGACTCACCGCTCGGTGTCACCAATAAACCGTCAACCTTGCTGCTAAGCAGCCGCTGAATGTGGCGCTGTTCTTCGGACTCGGAATAGTTGGATACGCCGAGGACTAGTCGAACTCCCAGTTCTTGAGCAGCGGCCTCAGCTCCCCGGATAATCCCGGGAAAGTAGTACCTAGTAGTCGGAACCACCATCCCGATAGTGACCACGGGACGCACCCTGGCAGCGACTCGCGTTTCTGCAGTTATCTTGCGTTCTGCGTTCACTACGGCACCGCCGTGCACACGTTGCAGCAAACCCTGTTCGTCAAGAAGCGCCAAATCACGCCGCACAGTCATTGCCGAGGTGCCAACTTTTCGGGCAAAATCCGCAGCATTCAACGAACCATGTATTGCTAGCTCATGGAGGATCTGATTCTGCCGGTCCTTGGTCAACATTGCCTGACTCCTTGTGTTCACTTCTGTGCGCTCTGTTCATTGTGCACGACATCAAGATTATTGTCGGTAATCAGGTCAGCTGATTACCGAGGCAAAGAAAACTCAACGAGGAGATTTTCGATGACGCACATTAATCTCAACCGGCGCCGACTTTTTCAGACCGGCGGCTTGGGCGCTCTTGCTTTAGCTTTTGCTAGCACCGCATCTGCTAACGCGAGTCCGCTCGCCGTTCGTAGACCAAAGATCACAGACCTTGGGCCAGCAGTGGTCCAGTTCTCGCTGATGAGCGGACTGCTCGTCGGCAATACCGTCTACATTGGCTCGCGAAACCTCAACCCGCCCCGCATTATCGGTTTCCACCTGCCAAGCCAGCGCATCACCTCGCGAACTGATCTAGGCTCGGGGTACAGCATCCAGGCGATGGCCCCGGATGCTTCCGGACGTTATTTATACGCAGGCGTACTTCGAGATGGAATGGACGGAAAGCCGAACCTTTATCGCTGGGACCTGAGCACGCCTGACCAAGCCGCCATCGGCGTCGGCGAGACCGGTGATCGGGACATTCGCGCACTAGCCGTGGCACCCGATGGCAAGGTCTATTTGGCCGGCGGCGGTCAAACGTCAATAGCGCCGTCACTGTGGGAATACGATCCAGCCACAGAAGCCGTGACGAGCTGGGGTGTACCGGACCCTGGCGCCACTATTGCGCAGTCCGTGGCCGCCACCGGCAACATAGTGTATTTCGGTACTGGAAGCACCCTCGGTGGCGGCAATGGTGCCAGCCCGGCGCGTCTGTTCGCCTTCGACCGCAGCTCAAAGACAGCGACGAACATCTTGCCTTCCGAACTGGCTACTGGAGTCTCGGTCACCTCGCTCAGCATTTTGGACGGGTTGCTTGGAGTTGGGGTGAAAGGTCCCGGAAAATCGGTATTGATCAGCCTCAGCGACTCGTCAAAGTACACGATTGTGCCCAAAACTGGCACCATGTTCCGCCAACGCGGCAATCAAGTCTTCTTTGCCAAGGAGCCCGGCGTATGGGCTTATGACCTGGACACAAAGCAAATCAGTCAAGTCATCGCCGACGACGTCGGCGCCATGTGGGGACTGGATGTCTATGCCGACCAGGTAATCGCAGTTTCGGAC from Renibacterium salmoninarum ATCC 33209 includes:
- a CDS encoding sugar operon repressor, translated to MASFAAVPLSAIAPPKFDVGYLALQMCVNRLSPRRNWRLAVQRVSLSPTSQIRASTAR
- a CDS encoding PQQ-binding-like beta-propeller repeat protein; translation: MTHINLNRRRLFQTGGLGALALAFASTASANASPLAVRRPKITDLGPAVVQFSLMSGLLVGNTVYIGSRNLNPPRIIGFHLPSQRITSRTDLGSGYSIQAMAPDASGRYLYAGVLRDGMDGKPNLYRWDLSTPDQAAIGVGETGDRDIRALAVAPDGKVYLAGGGQTSIAPSLWEYDPATEAVTSWGVPDPGATIAQSVAATGNIVYFGTGSTLGGGNGASPARLFAFDRSSKTATNILPSELATGVSVTSLSILDGLLGVGVKGPGKSVLISLSDSSKYTIVPKTGTMFRQRGNQVFFAKEPGVWAYDLDTKQISQVIADDVGAMWGLDVYADQVIAVSDYSVLDINPTTKSAQTHDLDTAGAPCGPQLCMGLAAGAGDVYVGGTGSGTRRQLASGQRSNLRSTGEAKAAVVVDGILYTGQYNSRGICSYNPSSNQPMSQVAVLPAGQNRPLDICWDPVNKLIISGTQNDTAGGGCLAAYSPVTGKVVTKVNPIDNLQMVRAVASADGVAYLGGDNIYATGPRSTVVAWDPAGNQELWRLDPDQGVGVAALATSGNHLFGMSRRAAGLFVIDLATRELVHTAELSAVCTDFGALTVSQGVVYGVSDSTVFRVDPETFAVSVVVPSINGAWYSGPHISADDDGLLYTIRGSDLVQIDDRI
- a CDS encoding substrate-binding domain-containing protein gives rise to the protein MLTKDRQNQILHELAIHGSLNAADFARKVGTSAMTVRRDLALLDEQGLLQRVHGGAVVNAERKITAETRVAARVRPVVTIGMVVPTTRYYFPGIIRGAEAAAQELGVRLVLGVSNYSESEEQRHIQRLLSSKVDGLLVTPSGESWADTETLARLVTANVPVVVVERSIDDVLDAGQLESVRSDHSQGAEIAVTHLLSLGHTKIALCLRESSPTASAITAGYRRALRKVSLRPQAELSTMTQDVTDPEAQQRQMTETLDGFIGAGATAAIVHNDEDALMFADLCESRGLRVPDDLALLAYDD